A part of Diceros bicornis minor isolate mBicDic1 chromosome 10, mDicBic1.mat.cur, whole genome shotgun sequence genomic DNA contains:
- the SF3B1 gene encoding splicing factor 3B subunit 1 isoform X1, protein MNARTYMDVMREQHLTKEEREIRQQLAEKAKAGELKVVNGAAASQPPSKRKRRWDQTADQTPGATPKKLSSWDQAETPGHTPSLRWDETPGRAKGSETPGATPGSKIWDPTPSHTPAGAATPGRGDTPGHATPGHGGATSSARKNRWDETPKTERDTPGHGSGWAETPRTDRGGDSIGETPTPGASKRKSRWDETPASQMGGSTPVLTPGKTPIGTPAMNMATPTPGHIMSMTPEQLQAWRWEREIDERNRPLSDEELDAMFPEGYKVLPPPAGYVPIRTPARKLTATPTPLGGMTGFHMQTEDRTMKSVNDQPSGNLPFLKPDDIQYFDKLLVDVDESTLSPEEQKERKIMKLLLKIKNGTPPMRKAALRQITDKAREFGAGPLFNQILPLLMSPTLEDQERHLLVKVIDRILYKLDDLVRPYVHKILVVIEPLLIDEDYYARVEGREIISNLAKAAGLATMISTMRPDIDNMDEYVRNTTARAFAVVASALGIPSLLPFLKAVCKSKKSWQARHTGIKIVQQIAILMGCAILPHLRSLVEIIEHGLVDEQQKVRTISALAIAALAEAATPYGIESFDSVLKPLWKGIRQHRGKGLAAFLKAIGYLIPLMDAEYANYYTREVMLILIREFQSPDEEMKKIVLKVVKQCCGTDGVEANYIKTEILPPFFKHFWQHRMALDRRNYRQLVDTTVELANKVGAAEIISRIVDDLKDEAEQYRKMVMETIEKIMGNLGAADIDHKLEEQLIDGILYAFQEQTTEDSVMLNGFGTVVNALGKRVKPYLPQICGTVLWRLNNKSAKVRQQAADLISRTAVVMKTCQEEKLMGHLGVVLYEYLGEEYPEVLGSILGALKAIVNVIGMHKMTPPIKDLLPRLTPILKNRHEKVQENCIDLVGRIADRGAEYVSAREWMRICFELLELLKAHKKAIRRATVNTFGYIAKAIGPHDVLATLLNNLKVQERQNRVCTTVAIAIVAETCSPFTVLPALMNEYRVPELNVQNGVLKSLSFLFEYIGEMGKDYIYAVTPLLEDALMDRDLVHRQTASAVVQHMSLGVYGFGCEDSLNHLLNYVWPNVFETSPHVIQAVMGALEGLRVAIGPCRMLQYCLQGLFHPARKVRDVYWKIYNSIYIGSQDALIAHYPRIYNDDKNTYIRYELDYIL, encoded by the exons ATGAACGCTAGGACTTACATGGATGTAATGCGAGAACagcatttgactaaagaagag agAGAAATTAGGCAACAGCTAGCAGAAAAAGCTAAAGCTGGGGAACTAAAAGTCGTCAATGGAGCAGCAGCGTCCCAGCCTCCCTCAAAACGAAAACGACGTTGGGATCAAACAGCTGATCAGACTCCTGGTGCCACTCCTAAAAAGCTATCAAGTTGGGATCAAGCAGAg ACCCCTGGACATACCCCTTCCTTAAGATGGGATGAGACACCAGGTCGTGCAAAGGGAAGTGAGACTCCTGGAGCAACCCCAGGCTCAAAAATATGGGATCCTACACCTAGTCACACACCAGCGGGAGCTGCTACTCCTGGACGAGGTGATACACCAGGCCATGCAACACCAGGTCATGGAGGTGCAACTTCCAGTGCTCGTAAAAACAGATGGGATGAGACCCCCAAAACAGAAAGAG ATACTCCTGGACATGGAAGTGGATGGGCTGAGACTCCTCGAACAGATCGAGGTGGAGATTCAATTGGTGAAACACCAACTCCTGGAGCCAGTAAAAGAAAATCACGTTGGGATGAAACACCAGCTAGTCAGATGGGTGGAAGCACTCCTGTTCTGACCCCAGGAAAAACACCAATTGGCACACCAGCCATGAACATGGCTACCCCTACTCCAG GCCACATCATGAGTATGACTCCTGAACAACTTCAGGCTTGGCGGTGGGAGAGAGAAATTGATGAGAGAAATCGCCCACTTTCTGATGAAGAATTAGATGCTATGTTCCCAGAAGGATATAAG GTACTTCCCCCTCCCGCTGGTTATGTTCCTATTCGAACTCCAGCTCGAAAGCTGACAGCAACTCCAACACCTTTGGGCGGTATGACTGGTTTCCACATGCAAACTGAAGATAGAACTATGAAAAGTGTAAATGACCAACCATCTGGAAATCTGCCATTTTTAAAACCTGATGATATTCAGTACTTCGATAAACTTTTG GTTGATGTTGATGAATCAACACTTAGTCCAGAagagcaaaaagagagaaaaataatgaagttgCTTTTAAAGATTAAGAATGGAACACCTCCAATGAGAAAG GCTGCATTGCGTCAGATTACTGATAAAGCTCGTGAATTTGGAGCTGGTCCTTTGTTTAATCAGATTCTTCCTCTACTGATGTCTCCTACACTTGAGGATCAAGAGCGTCATTTACTTGTGAAAGTTATTGATAGAATATTATACAAACTTGATGACTTGGTTCGACCATATGTGCACAAG ATCCTTGTGGTCATTGAACCATTATTGATTGACGAAGATTACTATGCTAGAGTGGAAGGCCGAGAGATTATTTCTAATTTGGCAAAG GCTGCTGGTCTGGCTACTATGATCTCTACCATGAGACCTGATATagataacatggatgaatatgTCCGTAACACAACAGCTAGAGCTTTTGCTGTTGTGGCCTCTGCCCTGGGCATTCCATCATTATTGCCCTTCTTAAAAGCTGTGTGCAAAAGCAAGAAGTCCTGGCAAGCGAGGCACACTGGTATTAAGATTGTACAGCAGATAGCTATTCTTATGGGCTGTGCCATCTTGCCACATCTCAGAAGTTTAGTTGAAATCATTGAACACG GTCTTGTGGATGAGCAGCAGAAAGTTCGGACCATTAGTGCTTTGGCCATTGCTGCCTTGGCTGAAGCAGCAACTCCTTATGGTATCGAATCTTTTGATTCTGTGTTAAAGCCTCTATGGAAGGGTATCCGCCAACACAGAGGAAAG ggtCTGGCCGCTTTCTTAAAGGCTATTGGGTATCTTATTCCTCTCATGGATGCAGAATATGCCAACTACTATACTAGAGAAGTGATGTTAATCCTTATTCGAGAATTCCAATCTCctgatgaagaaatgaagaaaattgtGCTGAAG GTGGTAAAGCAGTGTTGTGGAACAGATGGTGTAGAAGCAAACTACATTAAAACAGagattcttcctcctttttttaaacACTTCTGGCAACACAGAATGGCTTTGGATAGAAGAAATTACCGACAG TTAGTTGATACTACTGTGGAGTTGGCAAACAAAGTAGGTGCAGCAGAAATTATATCCAGGATTGTGGATGATCTGAAAGATGAAGCTGAACAGTACAGAAAGATGGTGATGGAGACAATTGAGAAAATTATGGGCAACTTGGGAGCAGCAGATATTGATCATAAACttgaagaacaactgattgaTGGTATTCTTTATGCTTTTCAAGAACAGACTACAGAG gactCAGTAATGTTGAACGGCTTTGGCACAGTGGTCAATGCTCTTGGCAAACGAGTCAAACCTTACTTGCCTCAGATCTGTGGTACAGTTTTGTGGCGTTTAAATAACAAATCAGCAAAAGTTAGGCAACAGGCAGCTGACTTGATCTCTCGAACTGCTGTTGTCATGAAGACTTGTCAAGAG GAAAAATTGATGGGGCACTTGGGTGTTGTTTTGTATGAGTATTTGGGTGAAGAGTACCCTGAAGTATTGGGCAGCATTCTTGGAGCACTGAAGGCCATTGTAAATGTAATAG GTATGCATAAGATGACCCCACCAATTAAGGATCTGTTGCCTAGACTCACCCCCATCTTAAAGAACAGGCATGAAAAAGTACAAGAGAATTGTATTGATCTTGTTGGACGTATTGCTGACAG GGGAGCTGAATATGTGTCTGCAAGAGAATGGATGAGGATTTGCTTTGAGCTGTTAGAGCTCTTAAAAGCTCACAAAAAAGCTATTCGTAGAGCCACAGTCAACACATTTGGTTATATTGCAAAGGCCATCGG cccTCATGATGTATTGGCTACACTTTTAAACAACCTCAAAGTTCAGGAAAGGCAGAACAGAGTTTGTACCACTGTAGCAATCGCTATTGTCGCCGAAACATGTTCACCCTTCACAGTGCTACCTGCCTTAATGAACGAATACAGAGTTCCTGAACTGAATGTCCAAAATGGAGTGTTGAAATCACTTTCCTTCTTGTTTGAATATATTGGTGAAATGGGAAAGGACTACATTTATGCTGTAACACCATTACTTGAAGATGCTTTAATGGATAG GGACCTTGTACACAGACAGACGGCTAGTGCGGTGGTGCAGCACATGTCACTTGGGGTTTATGGATTTGGTTGTGAAGATTCGCTGAATCACTTGTTGAACTACGTATGGCCCAATGTGTTTGAGACATCTCCCCATGTAATTCAGGCAGTTATGGGAGCTCTGGAGGGCCTGAGAGTTGCTATTGGACCGTGTAGAATGTTGCAGTACTGTTTACAG GGTTTGTTTCACCCAGCCCGGAAAGTCAGAGATGTGTATTGGAAAATTTACAACTCCATCTACATTGGTTCACAGGATGCTCTCATAGCACATTACCCAAGAATCTACAATGATGATAAGAACACCTATATTCGTTATGAACTTGActatatcttataa
- the SF3B1 gene encoding splicing factor 3B subunit 1 isoform X2, with the protein MAKIAKTHEDIEAQIREIQGKKAALDEAQGVGLDSTGYYDQEIYGGSDSRFAGYVTSIAATELEDDDDDYSSSTSLLGQKKPGYHAPVALLNDIPQSTEQYDPFAEHRPPKIADREDEYKKHRRTMIISPERLDPFADGGKTPDPKMNARTYMDVMREQHLTKEEREIRQQLAEKAKAGELKVVNGAAASQPPSKRKRRWDQTADQTPGATPKKLSSWDQAETPGHTPSLRWDETPGRAKGSETPGATPGSKIWDPTPSHTPAGAATPGRGDTPGHATPGHGGATSSARKNRWDETPKTERDTPGHGSGWAETPRTDRGGDSIGETPTPGASKRKSRWDETPASQMGGSTPVLTPGKTPIGTPAMNMATPTPGHIMSMTPEQLQAWRWEREIDERNRPLSDEELDAMFPEGYKVLPPPAGYVPIRTPARKLTATPTPLGGMTGFHMQTEDRTMKSVNDQPSGNLPFLKPDDIQYFDKLLVDVDESTLSPEEQKERKIMKLLLKIKNGTPPMRKAALRQITDKAREFGAGPLFNQILPLLMSPTLEDQERHLLVKVIDRILYKLDDLVRPYVHKILVVIEPLLIDEDYYARVEGREIISNLAKAAGLATMISTMRPDIDNMDEYVRNTTARAFAVVASALGIPSLLPFLKAVCKSKKSWQARHTGIKIVQQIAILMGCAILPHLRSLVEIIEHGLVDEQQKVRTISALAIAALAEAATPYGIESFDSVLKPLWKGIRQHRGKGLAAFLKAIGYLIPLMDAEYANYYTREVMLILIREFQSPDEEMKKIVLKVVKQCCGTDGVEANYIKTEILPPFFKHFWQHRMALDRRNYRQLVDTTVELANKVGAAEIISRIVDDLKDEAEQYRKMVMETIEKIMGNLGAADIDHKLEEQLIDGILYAFQEQTTEDSVMLNGFGTVVNALGKRVKPYLPQICGTVLWRLNNKSAKVRQQAADLISRTAVVMKTCQEEKLMGHLGVVLYEYLGEEYPEVLGSILGALKAIVNVIGVNTIQVCPALQGDWRSVCFAVKGYA; encoded by the exons ATATTGAAGCACAGATTCGAGAAATTCAAGGCAAGAAGGCAGCTCTTGATGAAGCTCAGGGAGTGGGCCTTGATTCTACAGGTTATTATGACCAGGAAATTTATGGTGGAAGTGACAGCAGATTTGCTGGATATGTGACATCAATTGCTGCAACTGAACTTGAAGAT GATGACGATGACTACTCTTCATCTACAAGTTTGCTTGGTCAGAAGAAGCCAGGGTATCATGCCCCTGTGGCATTGCTTAATGATATCCCACAGTCAACAGAACAG TATGATCCATTTGCCGAGCACCGACCTCCGAAGATTGCAGATCGTGAAGATGAATACAAAAAGCACAGGCGGACCATGATAATTTCCCCAGAGCGTCTTGATCCTTTTGCAGATG GAGGGAAGACCCCTGATCCTAAAATGAACGCTAGGACTTACATGGATGTAATGCGAGAACagcatttgactaaagaagag agAGAAATTAGGCAACAGCTAGCAGAAAAAGCTAAAGCTGGGGAACTAAAAGTCGTCAATGGAGCAGCAGCGTCCCAGCCTCCCTCAAAACGAAAACGACGTTGGGATCAAACAGCTGATCAGACTCCTGGTGCCACTCCTAAAAAGCTATCAAGTTGGGATCAAGCAGAg ACCCCTGGACATACCCCTTCCTTAAGATGGGATGAGACACCAGGTCGTGCAAAGGGAAGTGAGACTCCTGGAGCAACCCCAGGCTCAAAAATATGGGATCCTACACCTAGTCACACACCAGCGGGAGCTGCTACTCCTGGACGAGGTGATACACCAGGCCATGCAACACCAGGTCATGGAGGTGCAACTTCCAGTGCTCGTAAAAACAGATGGGATGAGACCCCCAAAACAGAAAGAG ATACTCCTGGACATGGAAGTGGATGGGCTGAGACTCCTCGAACAGATCGAGGTGGAGATTCAATTGGTGAAACACCAACTCCTGGAGCCAGTAAAAGAAAATCACGTTGGGATGAAACACCAGCTAGTCAGATGGGTGGAAGCACTCCTGTTCTGACCCCAGGAAAAACACCAATTGGCACACCAGCCATGAACATGGCTACCCCTACTCCAG GCCACATCATGAGTATGACTCCTGAACAACTTCAGGCTTGGCGGTGGGAGAGAGAAATTGATGAGAGAAATCGCCCACTTTCTGATGAAGAATTAGATGCTATGTTCCCAGAAGGATATAAG GTACTTCCCCCTCCCGCTGGTTATGTTCCTATTCGAACTCCAGCTCGAAAGCTGACAGCAACTCCAACACCTTTGGGCGGTATGACTGGTTTCCACATGCAAACTGAAGATAGAACTATGAAAAGTGTAAATGACCAACCATCTGGAAATCTGCCATTTTTAAAACCTGATGATATTCAGTACTTCGATAAACTTTTG GTTGATGTTGATGAATCAACACTTAGTCCAGAagagcaaaaagagagaaaaataatgaagttgCTTTTAAAGATTAAGAATGGAACACCTCCAATGAGAAAG GCTGCATTGCGTCAGATTACTGATAAAGCTCGTGAATTTGGAGCTGGTCCTTTGTTTAATCAGATTCTTCCTCTACTGATGTCTCCTACACTTGAGGATCAAGAGCGTCATTTACTTGTGAAAGTTATTGATAGAATATTATACAAACTTGATGACTTGGTTCGACCATATGTGCACAAG ATCCTTGTGGTCATTGAACCATTATTGATTGACGAAGATTACTATGCTAGAGTGGAAGGCCGAGAGATTATTTCTAATTTGGCAAAG GCTGCTGGTCTGGCTACTATGATCTCTACCATGAGACCTGATATagataacatggatgaatatgTCCGTAACACAACAGCTAGAGCTTTTGCTGTTGTGGCCTCTGCCCTGGGCATTCCATCATTATTGCCCTTCTTAAAAGCTGTGTGCAAAAGCAAGAAGTCCTGGCAAGCGAGGCACACTGGTATTAAGATTGTACAGCAGATAGCTATTCTTATGGGCTGTGCCATCTTGCCACATCTCAGAAGTTTAGTTGAAATCATTGAACACG GTCTTGTGGATGAGCAGCAGAAAGTTCGGACCATTAGTGCTTTGGCCATTGCTGCCTTGGCTGAAGCAGCAACTCCTTATGGTATCGAATCTTTTGATTCTGTGTTAAAGCCTCTATGGAAGGGTATCCGCCAACACAGAGGAAAG ggtCTGGCCGCTTTCTTAAAGGCTATTGGGTATCTTATTCCTCTCATGGATGCAGAATATGCCAACTACTATACTAGAGAAGTGATGTTAATCCTTATTCGAGAATTCCAATCTCctgatgaagaaatgaagaaaattgtGCTGAAG GTGGTAAAGCAGTGTTGTGGAACAGATGGTGTAGAAGCAAACTACATTAAAACAGagattcttcctcctttttttaaacACTTCTGGCAACACAGAATGGCTTTGGATAGAAGAAATTACCGACAG TTAGTTGATACTACTGTGGAGTTGGCAAACAAAGTAGGTGCAGCAGAAATTATATCCAGGATTGTGGATGATCTGAAAGATGAAGCTGAACAGTACAGAAAGATGGTGATGGAGACAATTGAGAAAATTATGGGCAACTTGGGAGCAGCAGATATTGATCATAAACttgaagaacaactgattgaTGGTATTCTTTATGCTTTTCAAGAACAGACTACAGAG gactCAGTAATGTTGAACGGCTTTGGCACAGTGGTCAATGCTCTTGGCAAACGAGTCAAACCTTACTTGCCTCAGATCTGTGGTACAGTTTTGTGGCGTTTAAATAACAAATCAGCAAAAGTTAGGCAACAGGCAGCTGACTTGATCTCTCGAACTGCTGTTGTCATGAAGACTTGTCAAGAG GAAAAATTGATGGGGCACTTGGGTGTTGTTTTGTATGAGTATTTGGGTGAAGAGTACCCTGAAGTATTGGGCAGCATTCTTGGAGCACTGAAGGCCATTGTAAATGTAATAG gTGTAAATACCATCCAAGTATGCCCTGCATTGCAGGGAGACTGGAGATCTGTTTGTTTTGCAGTTAAAGG GTATGCATAA
- the SF3B1 gene encoding splicing factor 3B subunit 1 isoform X3, protein MAKIAKTHEDIEAQIREIQGKKAALDEAQGVGLDSTGYYDQEIYGGSDSRFAGYVTSIAATELEDDDDDYSSSTSLLGQKKPGYHAPVALLNDIPQSTEQYDPFAEHRPPKIADREDEYKKHRRTMIISPERLDPFADGRRTRK, encoded by the exons ATATTGAAGCACAGATTCGAGAAATTCAAGGCAAGAAGGCAGCTCTTGATGAAGCTCAGGGAGTGGGCCTTGATTCTACAGGTTATTATGACCAGGAAATTTATGGTGGAAGTGACAGCAGATTTGCTGGATATGTGACATCAATTGCTGCAACTGAACTTGAAGAT GATGACGATGACTACTCTTCATCTACAAGTTTGCTTGGTCAGAAGAAGCCAGGGTATCATGCCCCTGTGGCATTGCTTAATGATATCCCACAGTCAACAGAACAG TATGATCCATTTGCCGAGCACCGACCTCCGAAGATTGCAGATCGTGAAGATGAATACAAAAAGCACAGGCGGACCATGATAATTTCCCCAGAGCGTCTTGATCCTTTTGCAGATG GTAGAAGGACAAGAAAATAA